One segment of Papaver somniferum cultivar HN1 unplaced genomic scaffold, ASM357369v1 unplaced-scaffold_81, whole genome shotgun sequence DNA contains the following:
- the LOC113345587 gene encoding uncharacterized protein LOC113345587 encodes MDLFQRGDICKKMKYWELDYLLPYLHGDLLAKVVKEGSGCTQSYTQEKYKYLHDHLKASSVDQIGSLPDIVKVLTSVSVPMSINEIAVSRMWTGLAIGAVQLAYSPYPELPQIKLDFKEVSMDLLHIPKSHQLPPFLLRKPSRRNKESQKVQPGDDLLGPVLPLPVLVNLHKVEKEMGSSAADKNEFSLTHQCNEIIRVASIVGLPGSSAELLDSHAVSLDDDMDENSSGFQEVKSLIFYKPTSFTSENHHSVEQPVLKDTSATFIMKANKSDLEMFDDLCPIELKFDSPTGNFGKEELEALKLLKRRISSWQGKYKPCQALVGRQA; translated from the coding sequence ATGGATTTGTTTCAGAGAGGTGATATTTGTAAGAAAATGAAGTACTGGGAACTAGATTATCTCCTTCCTTATTTACACGGTGATCTTCTTGCAAAAGTCGTGAAGGAGGGTTCTGGTTGTACGCAGTCATACACTCAAGAAAAGTACAAATATTTGCATGACCATTTGAAGGCTTCTAGTGTTGATCAGATTGGGTCGCTGCCTGATATTGTTAAGGTTTTAACTTCTGTTAGTGTTCCAATGAGCATAAATGAGATTGCTGTAAGTAGAATGTGGACTGGCCTAGCCATCGGTGCTGTACAGCTAGCGTATTCTCCGTATCCAGAGCTCCCGCAAATTAAACTGGACTTTAAGGAAGTGTCCATGGACTTGTTACATATTCCGAAGTCTCATCAGCTGCCACCATTTTTATTGAGGAAGCCTTCGAGAAGAAATAAGGAGTCCCAAAAAGTGCAGCCTGGTGATGATCTTTTGGGACCAGTGCTTCCTCTACCGGTTCTAGTCAATCTTCACAAGGTAGAAAAGGAGATGGGTTCATCAGCTGCGGACAAAAATGAATTCTCATTAACTCACCAATGCAATGAGATCATCAGAGTGGCCAGCATTGTGGGTTTGCCAGGCTCTTCTGCTGAGTTACTTGACTCCCATGCTGTTTCTCTTGATGATGACATGGACGAGAACTCTAGTGGTTTCCAAGAGGTAAAGTCATTGATCTTTTATAAACCAACATCATTCACTAGTGAGAACCACCACTCTGTGGAACAGCCTGTTCTGAAAGATACCTCTGCAACATTCATCATGAAAGCGAACAAATCTGATTTAGAGATGTTTGATGATCTGTGCCCAATTGAGTTGAAGTTTGATTCTCCTACTGGAAACTTTGGGAAGGAGGAGTTGGAGGCACTCAAGTTGTTGAAGAGACGAATTTCCTCATGGCAGGGAAAGTATAAGCCTTGTCAGGCTTTAGTTGGACGTCAAGCGTAA
- the LOC113345392 gene encoding small nuclear ribonucleoprotein Sm D2-like, which produces MSRPMEEDTNGGKTEEEEFNTGPLSVLMMSVKNNTQVLINCRNNRKLLGRVRAFDRHCNMVLENVREMWTEVPKTGKGKKKALPVNKDRFISKMFLRGDSVIIVLRNPK; this is translated from the exons ATGAG TCGGCCTATGGAAGAGGATACTAAT GGTGGCAAGACTGAGGAAGAGGAATTCAACACCGGACCCCTTTCTGTTCTGATGATGAGTGTGAAAAACAACACTCAG GTGCTCATAAATTGCCGCAACAACCGAAAGCTTCTCGGCCGCGTGAGAGCATTTGACCGTCATTGCAACATGGTTCTTGAAAATGTTCGTGAGATGTGGACAGAG GTACCTAAAACAGGGAAAGGCAAGAAGAAAGCGCTTCCTGTGAACAAGGACAGGTTCATCAGCAAGATGTTCCTTCGAGGAGACTCTGTTATTATTGTTCTCAGGAATCCCAAGTGA